In Carya illinoinensis cultivar Pawnee chromosome 10, C.illinoinensisPawnee_v1, whole genome shotgun sequence, one DNA window encodes the following:
- the LOC122279938 gene encoding GDSL esterase/lipase At5g45670-like: MAKELRKMGVQVSVLVLVLLNFWCKAAEAEPQVPCYFIFGDSLVDNGNNNQLQSLARANYMPYGVDFPEGPTGRFSNGKTTVDVVAELLGFDDYIPPYATARGRDILRGVNYASAAAGIREETGRQLGGRISFSGQVKNYQDTVSQVVNLLGDEDSAAQYLSKCIYSIGLGSNDYLNNYFMPQYYSTGNQYTPDQYADVLIEQYTEQLKILYDNGARRMVLFGLGQIGCSPNELAQNSQDGSTCVQKINSANQIFNNRLKSLVTTLNSNTPDARFIYVDSFGIFQDIISRPSAFGFSVTNAGCCGVGRNNGQITCLPLQTPCQNRDEYLFWDAFHPTEAGNAIVARRAYSAQSATDAYPIDIRRLALL; the protein is encoded by the exons ATGGCGAAGGAGCTTCGGAAAATGGGGGTGCAAGTGTCTGTGCTGGTGCTGGTGCTCTTGAATTTCTGGTGCAAGGCAGCAGAAGCAGAGCCCCAAGTGCCTTGCTACTTCATATTCGGGGACTCTTTGGTGGATAATGGGAATAACAACCAACTCCAATCGTTGGCTAGGGCTAACTACATGCCTTATGGGGTTGACTTCCCCGAGGGACCCACTGGAAGGTTCTCCAATGGTAAAACTACTGTTGATGTCGTTG CTGAGCTTTTGGGCTTCGATGATTATATACCTCCCTATGCAACTGCAAGAGGTCGAGACATACTTAGAGGAGTGAATTACGCATCAGCAGCCGCTGGAATCAGAGAGGAAACTGGGCGCCAACTG GGAGGCAGGATTAGCTTCAGTGGGCAGGTGAAAAACTACCAAGACACAGTCTCACAAGTGGTGAACTTACTTGGAGATGAAGACTCTGCTGCACAATACCTAAGCAAATGTATATACTCAATTGGATTGGGTAGCAATGACTACCTTAACAACTATTTCATGCCCCAATATTACTCCACTGGCAACCAATATACTCCTGATCAATATGCAGATGTTCTTATTGAACAATATACAGAACAACTAAAG ATCTTGTATGACAATGGAGCAAGGAGAATGGTCTTGTTCGGACTGGGTCAAATAGGTTGCAGCCCAAATGAATTGGCTCAAAACAGTCAGGATGGGTCAACATGCGTACAGAAAATCAATTCCGCCAACCAGATATTCAACAACAGATTGAAATCTCTTGTTACTACTCTCAACAGCAATACGCCAGATGCAAGATTCATCTATGTAGACTCTTTTGGGATTTTCCAAGATATTATAAGCCGTCCTTCGGCTTTCG GTTTCAGTGTAACAAATGCCGGGTGCTGTGGTGTGGGAAGGAACAATGGGCAAATTACATGTCTACCTCTTCAAACTCCATGCCAAAATAGGGATGAGTATCTCTTTTGGGATGCCTTTCATCCAACTGAGGCAGGGAACGCCATTGTGGCCAGGAGAGCTTACAGTGCTCAGTCTGCAACGGATGCTTACCCGATTGATATCAGACGATTAGCCCTGCTATGA